A single Desulfobaculum xiamenense DNA region contains:
- the atpD gene encoding F0F1 ATP synthase subunit beta, giving the protein MSANGKIVQVIGAVVDVEFPAGQLPNILTALDITNPNNTDAPNLVVEVSQHLGDNVCRCIAMDATEGLQRGMAVVNTGKPIAVPVGKASLGRIMNVVGRPVDELGEIKAVKELPIHRAAPAFTEQSTKIELLETGIKVVDLLIPFPKGGKMGLFGGAGVGKTVILMEMINNIAKQHGGISVFAGVGERTREGNDLYHEMKDAGVLEKAALVYGQMNEPPGARARVALTALTCAEYFRDEEGQDVLLFIDNIFRFTQAGSEVSALLGRMPSAVGYQPTLGTDLGALQERITSTVKGSITSVQAVYVPADDLTDPAPATTFSHLDGTLVLSRQIAELGIYPAVDPLDSTSRILDPHVLGEEHYVTAREVQQILQKYKDLGDIIAILGMDELSDEDKLTVARARKIQRFLSQPFHVAEVFTGTPGEYVKLEDTIRAFREILDGKHDDMNENDFYMVGGIEMALAKAEARQAQA; this is encoded by the coding sequence ATGAGTGCTAACGGTAAAATCGTTCAGGTTATCGGCGCCGTTGTCGACGTCGAATTTCCCGCGGGTCAGTTGCCCAATATCCTGACCGCGCTTGACATCACGAACCCCAACAATACCGATGCGCCGAATCTGGTGGTCGAAGTCTCCCAGCATCTGGGTGACAACGTCTGCCGCTGCATCGCCATGGACGCCACTGAAGGCCTCCAGCGCGGCATGGCCGTCGTCAACACTGGCAAGCCCATCGCGGTGCCGGTTGGCAAGGCTTCTCTCGGCCGCATCATGAACGTCGTGGGTCGTCCCGTGGACGAACTCGGCGAGATCAAGGCCGTCAAGGAACTGCCCATTCACAGGGCTGCTCCGGCCTTCACCGAGCAGAGCACCAAGATTGAGCTGCTCGAAACCGGCATCAAGGTCGTCGACCTGCTCATCCCCTTCCCCAAGGGCGGCAAGATGGGCCTCTTCGGCGGCGCAGGCGTCGGCAAGACCGTTATTCTCATGGAGATGATCAACAACATCGCCAAGCAGCACGGCGGCATCTCCGTGTTCGCCGGTGTTGGTGAGCGTACCCGTGAGGGCAACGACCTCTACCACGAAATGAAGGACGCTGGCGTTCTGGAGAAAGCCGCTCTGGTCTACGGCCAGATGAACGAGCCTCCGGGAGCCCGTGCCCGCGTCGCACTGACCGCTCTGACCTGTGCAGAGTACTTCCGCGACGAGGAAGGACAGGACGTGCTCCTGTTCATCGATAACATCTTCCGGTTCACGCAGGCCGGTTCCGAGGTGTCCGCACTCCTCGGCCGCATGCCTTCCGCCGTGGGTTACCAGCCCACCCTGGGTACCGACCTCGGTGCCCTGCAGGAACGCATCACCTCGACCGTGAAGGGTTCCATCACCTCGGTTCAGGCGGTCTACGTCCCTGCTGACGACTTGACCGACCCGGCCCCGGCGACGACCTTCTCGCATCTTGACGGTACGCTGGTTCTGTCCCGTCAGATCGCCGAGCTCGGCATCTACCCCGCGGTGGATCCGCTTGACTCCACTTCCCGCATCCTGGACCCCCACGTCCTCGGTGAGGAGCACTACGTGACCGCTCGCGAAGTGCAGCAGATTCTGCAGAAGTACAAGGATCTCGGCGACATCATCGCGATTCTGGGCATGGACGAACTGTCCGACGAGGACAAGCTCACCGTTGCCCGTGCGCGTAAGATCCAGCGCTTCCTGTCTCAGCCGTTCCACGTCGCCGAAGTGTTTACCGGCACTCCCGGCGAGTACGTTAAGCTGGAGGATACCATTCGCGCCTTCCGCGAGATTCTCGATGGCAAACACGACGACATGAATGAAAATGATTTCTACATGGTCGGCGGCATCGAGATGGCTCTCGCCAAGGCCGAGGCGCGTCAGGCCCAGGCCTAA
- the atpF gene encoding F0F1 ATP synthase subunit B yields MKGLKRIVPALLLVLAVASVAYASEAGGAHGGHGLNWKDFLLRVVNFVIFIGIIYKFAGKKIAELFVGRRKQIETQLADLADRREEAEKKLAEVEKNIANIEQEREAILAEFRAQGESLKASIIEAAKLNAEKITAQVKLTAEQERRAAIQSVRAEVAELVVEAAERLLTEKLSATEHNKLVDDSLKKVVLN; encoded by the coding sequence TTGAAAGGGCTTAAACGAATCGTGCCGGCTCTGCTGCTCGTACTGGCAGTGGCATCGGTCGCTTATGCGTCCGAGGCCGGCGGCGCGCACGGCGGACACGGGCTGAACTGGAAGGACTTCCTGCTCCGTGTCGTCAACTTCGTCATCTTCATCGGCATTATCTACAAGTTTGCCGGAAAGAAGATCGCCGAACTCTTCGTCGGGCGCCGCAAGCAGATCGAGACCCAGCTGGCCGACTTGGCCGACCGTCGCGAAGAGGCCGAGAAGAAGCTGGCTGAGGTCGAGAAGAACATCGCCAACATCGAGCAGGAGCGCGAGGCCATCCTGGCTGAGTTCCGTGCGCAGGGCGAGTCGCTCAAGGCATCCATCATCGAGGCTGCAAAGCTGAATGCCGAGAAGATCACCGCCCAGGTCAAGCTCACTGCCGAGCAGGAGCGCCGCGCAGCCATCCAGTCTGTGCGCGCCGAAGTGGCGGAGCTGGTTGTCGAGGCTGCTGAAAGGCTCCTGACGGAGAAGCTCTCCGCCACCGAGCACAACAAGCTCGTCGACGACTCATTAAAGAAGGTGGTGCTCAATTGA
- the rodA gene encoding rod shape-determining protein RodA, producing MTPIDRRILLHINWSLVGLTLLLFGVGVMNLYSASGFRLEDGLSLNPFYKKQFLWGLMGFGGMITFMLFDYRHLKTLAVPMFLVTLLLLLCVPVFGKVIYGARRWLDLGFFNLQPSEVAKISILLIGAKLLSKGQRPLDWLQLFGVLAVGMVPAGLIILQPDLGSGLSVLLLLGGLVLYRGIQMRVFKPLMILVPVLLPMSWFFLHDYQKRRILTFLDPGNDPLGAGYHIIQSQIAIGSGRLWGKGFLSGTQSQLRFLPEKHTDFAIAVFGEEWGFIGCMFLLSLFCLFLYQIYLTAHDAKDRFGSFLAAGVFFYFFWQILINMGMVLGLMPVVGIPLPFISYGGSATVVNLSLIGLVLNVSMRRFVFKRA from the coding sequence ATGACCCCCATCGATCGACGCATACTGCTGCACATCAACTGGTCCCTCGTGGGCCTGACGCTGCTCCTCTTCGGTGTGGGCGTCATGAATCTCTATTCGGCCAGTGGCTTCCGTCTCGAGGACGGCCTGTCCCTGAATCCGTTCTACAAGAAGCAGTTCCTGTGGGGGCTTATGGGCTTCGGCGGCATGATCACGTTCATGCTGTTCGATTACAGGCACTTGAAGACGCTCGCCGTACCCATGTTTCTGGTCACACTTTTGCTGCTTCTTTGCGTGCCGGTTTTCGGCAAGGTCATCTACGGCGCGCGGCGCTGGCTGGATCTCGGCTTCTTCAATCTCCAGCCGAGCGAAGTGGCGAAGATCTCCATCCTGCTCATCGGGGCCAAGCTGCTCTCCAAGGGGCAGCGTCCTCTGGACTGGCTCCAGTTGTTCGGCGTGCTGGCCGTGGGCATGGTGCCTGCCGGGCTCATCATATTGCAGCCCGATTTGGGGTCAGGCCTGTCCGTACTGCTGTTGCTTGGCGGATTGGTGCTGTATCGCGGCATCCAGATGCGGGTGTTCAAGCCGCTGATGATTCTTGTGCCCGTATTGCTGCCGATGTCGTGGTTTTTCCTGCACGACTACCAGAAGCGACGCATTCTCACCTTCCTTGACCCAGGCAACGACCCCCTTGGTGCGGGCTATCACATCATCCAGTCCCAGATTGCCATCGGCTCCGGACGCCTGTGGGGTAAGGGATTTCTGAGCGGCACACAGAGCCAGCTGCGTTTTCTGCCCGAGAAGCATACGGACTTCGCCATCGCGGTGTTTGGCGAGGAGTGGGGCTTCATCGGGTGCATGTTTCTCCTTTCCCTTTTCTGTCTCTTCCTGTATCAAATCTACCTCACGGCGCACGACGCAAAGGACCGATTCGGCAGCTTTCTCGCCGCCGGGGTCTTTTTCTATTTCTTCTGGCAGATACTGATCAACATGGGCATGGTTCTTGGACTCATGCCGGTGGTGGGAATACCCCTGCCGTTCATCAGCTACGGCGGCAGTGCCACTGTCGTGAATCTGAGCCTCATCGGACTCGTGTTGAACGTTTCCATGCGCAGGTTCGTGTTCAAGCGCGCCTAG
- the mrdA gene encoding penicillin-binding protein 2, which produces MAAQFEPEGQAPPRFGLFLLQALIWGLFGLFVLRFWYLQVHKGEEFAQKARDNQLRQELLHAPRGLIRDRNGVLVAVNQPAYALGLIREDVRDVKATLDQIAVWTDIDLATLEAKYAKGRRRVKPFEPLILVPDLSFEQVARIESNALFWPGLEIVVRPRRYYPQGPLLAHVLGYVAEANEEELEKDPTLSLGDNVGKGGLEFTLEERLRGAKGLRQLEVDATGRRLSQHVMRPPRAGEDLRLSIDLELQARCHEMLEGQAGAIVVMEPFSGEVVAFVSQPSYDANWFVTGLSGPQWEKLRDDPMHPLQNRVVQSAYPPGSVFKLVVGGAALVNGVSPSERVYCSGQVKLGRHIFRCWKKHGHGHIDFLQALTQSCDVYYYEMGSRLGVDKISEFAMTCGFGHKTDISLPHEKGGLIPTREWKRRRFGESWQGGENLNLAIGQGYTLVTPLQVARFIGALVNGGDILRPTLLAGGEPERQGHLPLTDAQRQLLVRSMVETVEQGTARRLKRRDAVIGGKTGTAQVVRLKLKAGDVRRKLEEMPYEERDHAWLASFGEKDGKTYVAVCMVEHGGHGGSAAGPMLKGVYEHLFGKQK; this is translated from the coding sequence ATGGCAGCCCAATTTGAACCTGAAGGTCAGGCCCCTCCGCGCTTCGGCCTGTTCCTGCTGCAGGCGCTCATATGGGGGCTCTTTGGCCTGTTCGTGCTGCGTTTCTGGTACCTTCAGGTCCACAAGGGCGAGGAGTTCGCCCAGAAGGCCCGGGACAACCAGTTGCGGCAGGAACTGCTGCACGCTCCCCGAGGGCTTATCCGCGACCGAAACGGCGTGCTCGTGGCCGTCAATCAGCCCGCCTACGCGCTGGGACTGATCCGCGAGGATGTGCGCGACGTGAAGGCCACGCTGGACCAGATCGCCGTGTGGACCGACATTGACCTCGCGACCCTTGAGGCGAAATACGCCAAGGGGCGGCGTCGGGTGAAGCCCTTCGAGCCGCTCATCCTCGTGCCGGACCTCTCCTTCGAGCAGGTGGCGCGTATCGAATCCAACGCCCTGTTCTGGCCGGGACTCGAAATCGTGGTCCGTCCGCGTCGCTATTACCCGCAGGGACCGCTTCTGGCTCATGTGCTCGGCTACGTGGCCGAGGCCAACGAGGAAGAGTTGGAGAAGGACCCGACCCTGAGCCTCGGCGACAACGTGGGCAAGGGCGGTCTGGAGTTTACACTCGAAGAGCGCCTGCGCGGTGCCAAGGGCTTGCGGCAGCTCGAAGTGGACGCCACCGGTCGTCGCCTCAGCCAGCACGTCATGCGCCCGCCCAGAGCTGGCGAGGACCTGCGCCTGTCCATCGACCTCGAACTGCAGGCGCGTTGCCACGAGATGCTTGAGGGGCAGGCCGGTGCCATCGTCGTGATGGAGCCATTTTCCGGCGAGGTGGTGGCCTTCGTCAGCCAGCCGAGTTACGACGCCAACTGGTTCGTGACCGGTCTTTCCGGCCCGCAGTGGGAGAAGCTGCGCGACGACCCCATGCATCCGCTGCAGAACCGTGTGGTGCAGAGCGCCTATCCGCCCGGCTCGGTCTTTAAGCTTGTGGTGGGCGGCGCGGCGTTGGTCAACGGGGTGTCCCCGTCCGAGCGCGTGTACTGCTCGGGGCAGGTCAAGCTTGGGCGGCACATCTTTCGTTGCTGGAAGAAGCACGGTCACGGTCATATCGACTTTCTGCAGGCCCTCACCCAGTCCTGCGACGTGTACTACTACGAGATGGGCAGCCGTCTCGGCGTGGACAAGATAAGCGAGTTCGCCATGACCTGCGGCTTCGGCCACAAGACGGACATCAGTCTGCCGCATGAGAAGGGCGGGCTGATCCCCACGCGCGAGTGGAAGCGCAGACGCTTCGGTGAGTCATGGCAGGGCGGCGAGAACCTGAACCTGGCCATCGGGCAGGGCTATACGCTGGTCACCCCGTTGCAGGTTGCGCGCTTCATCGGCGCGCTGGTCAACGGTGGAGACATCCTGCGTCCCACGCTGCTCGCCGGTGGCGAACCGGAGCGGCAGGGGCACCTGCCACTGACCGACGCACAGCGGCAGCTTCTGGTGCGGTCCATGGTGGAGACCGTGGAGCAGGGAACGGCGCGTCGGCTTAAGCGGCGTGATGCCGTCATCGGCGGAAAGACCGGCACCGCGCAGGTGGTGCGTCTCAAGCTCAAGGCAGGGGACGTGCGCCGCAAGTTGGAGGAGATGCCTTACGAGGAGCGCGACCACGCGTGGCTGGCGTCCTTCGGCGAGAAGGACGGCAAGACCTACGTGGCGGTGTGCATGGTGGAGCACGGCGGACACGGCGGCTCCGCGGCCGGCCCCATGCTCAAGGGCGTGTACGAGCACCTTTTCGGGAAGCAGAAATGA
- a CDS encoding F0F1 ATP synthase subunit epsilon — MARSLHLEIVTPDRLVLSKEVEYVGAPGFEGEFGIMPNHIPFLSALRVGSLYYKDGGKTFYVFVAGGFAEVSNNKVTILAEVAEIAAEIDVERARVARERAEQRLAQRQEKIDYARVQASLARSLARISCRDRATAAGTCEM, encoded by the coding sequence ATGGCCAGATCGTTGCACTTGGAGATCGTCACCCCGGACCGGCTCGTCCTGAGCAAGGAAGTGGAATACGTGGGTGCCCCCGGTTTCGAGGGCGAATTCGGTATCATGCCGAACCACATCCCTTTCCTGTCGGCCCTGAGGGTGGGGAGTCTGTACTACAAGGACGGCGGTAAGACGTTCTACGTCTTCGTCGCCGGAGGCTTCGCAGAAGTCTCCAACAACAAGGTAACCATCCTTGCCGAGGTGGCTGAAATCGCCGCCGAGATCGACGTCGAGCGTGCCCGCGTGGCCCGCGAACGCGCCGAGCAGCGCCTTGCGCAGCGGCAGGAGAAAATCGACTATGCGCGGGTTCAGGCTTCCCTGGCTCGCTCCCTGGCCCGCATTTCCTGCCGTGACCGCGCCACCGCGGCCGGCACCTGCGAAATGTAG
- the atpA gene encoding F0F1 ATP synthase subunit alpha — protein sequence MQIKAEEISKIIEDSIQNYESKVEMTETGTVLYVGDGIARVHGVENVMAMELLEFPGGLKGMTLNLEEDNVGVALLGDDTGIKEGDPVKRTGEIFSVPVGDAVMGRVINPLGQPIDGLGPIDAKETRPVELKAPGIIARKSVHEPMYTGLKAIDAMTPIGRGQRELIIGDRQTGKTAVCIDAILAQKNSDVHCIYVAIGQKKASVALVADVLRKHGALEYTTIISATASEPAPLQFIAAYAGATMGEYYRDNGKHCLIIYDDLSKQATAYRQMSLLLRRPPGREAFPGDVFYLHSRLLERAAKVNDSLGAGSMTALPIIETQAGDVSAYIPTNVISITDGQVYLEPNLFNAGVRPAINVGLSVSRVGGAAQIKAMKQVAGTMRLEMAQYRELAAFAQFGSDLDKATQQKLNRGARLVELLKQPQYKPQPVEEQVSAMFMATRGFMDDVPVAAIRKCETEFIDFLRNSKADILEGIRTKKVIDDEIDGKLRSAIAEFKKSFQA from the coding sequence ATGCAGATCAAGGCTGAAGAAATCAGTAAAATCATTGAGGATTCGATTCAAAATTACGAATCCAAGGTGGAGATGACCGAAACCGGTACGGTCCTCTACGTGGGCGACGGCATCGCCCGCGTCCACGGCGTGGAGAACGTCATGGCCATGGAGCTGCTGGAGTTCCCCGGCGGCCTCAAGGGCATGACGCTCAACCTCGAAGAGGACAACGTCGGTGTCGCTCTCCTCGGTGACGACACGGGCATCAAGGAAGGCGACCCGGTCAAGCGTACCGGCGAGATCTTCTCCGTGCCGGTCGGCGATGCGGTTATGGGCCGCGTCATCAACCCCCTTGGCCAGCCCATCGACGGTCTTGGACCGATCGACGCCAAGGAGACCCGTCCCGTCGAGCTGAAGGCTCCCGGCATCATCGCTCGTAAGTCCGTTCACGAGCCGATGTACACCGGCCTGAAGGCCATCGACGCCATGACCCCCATCGGCCGTGGTCAGCGCGAGCTGATCATTGGCGACCGTCAGACCGGCAAGACCGCCGTCTGCATCGACGCCATCCTGGCCCAGAAGAATTCCGATGTGCACTGCATCTACGTTGCCATCGGCCAGAAGAAGGCCTCCGTTGCCCTCGTGGCCGACGTGCTGCGCAAGCACGGTGCCCTGGAGTACACCACCATCATCTCGGCCACCGCGTCCGAGCCCGCTCCGCTGCAGTTCATCGCTGCCTACGCCGGTGCGACCATGGGTGAGTACTACCGCGACAACGGCAAGCACTGCCTCATCATCTACGATGATCTTTCCAAGCAGGCTACCGCTTACCGCCAGATGTCCCTGCTGCTCCGCCGTCCTCCGGGACGTGAGGCTTTCCCCGGCGACGTCTTCTACCTGCACTCCCGTCTGCTCGAGCGTGCGGCGAAGGTCAACGACAGCCTCGGCGCCGGTTCCATGACCGCACTGCCCATCATCGAGACCCAGGCAGGCGACGTGTCCGCGTACATCCCGACCAACGTTATTTCCATCACCGACGGTCAGGTGTACCTGGAGCCTAACCTCTTCAACGCTGGCGTGCGTCCGGCCATTAACGTCGGCCTCTCGGTCTCCCGAGTTGGCGGCGCGGCCCAGATCAAGGCCATGAAGCAGGTTGCCGGTACCATGCGTCTGGAAATGGCTCAGTACCGCGAACTGGCTGCCTTCGCGCAGTTCGGTTCCGACCTCGACAAGGCCACTCAGCAGAAGCTGAACCGTGGTGCCCGCCTGGTCGAGCTGCTCAAGCAGCCCCAGTACAAGCCCCAGCCGGTTGAAGAGCAGGTTTCCGCCATGTTCATGGCGACCCGCGGCTTCATGGACGATGTCCCGGTCGCAGCCATCCGGAAGTGCGAGACGGAATTCATCGACTTCCTGCGCAATTCCAAGGCCGACATCCTCGAAGGCATCCGGACCAAGAAGGTCATCGACGACGAGATCGACGGCAAGCTTCGTTCCGCCATCGCTGAGTTTAAGAAGAGCTTCCAGGCTTAA
- a CDS encoding rhodanese-like domain-containing protein: MTMKFALLALVVAWLAWDVGVAAFGIAQRPPWALKRLLAQRGEPPVLLDVRTPQEFAIFHIHDAVNVPAPQLPTPEQLMDWKGRDTVVICMTGHRSPIMAWRLRKAGLGTVSNLTWGMVGWKLFGGESVRSAEP; this comes from the coding sequence ATGACTATGAAATTCGCGCTTCTCGCGCTTGTCGTTGCTTGGCTGGCATGGGACGTCGGCGTGGCGGCTTTCGGCATCGCACAGCGCCCGCCATGGGCCTTGAAACGGCTCCTCGCCCAACGTGGGGAACCGCCCGTACTCCTCGACGTCAGGACACCGCAGGAATTCGCCATATTTCATATACACGACGCCGTGAACGTCCCGGCTCCGCAACTGCCCACCCCGGAGCAGCTCATGGACTGGAAGGGCCGCGATACTGTGGTCATCTGCATGACCGGGCACCGCTCGCCCATCATGGCATGGCGGCTGCGCAAAGCAGGGCTGGGTACGGTTTCGAATCTGACATGGGGGATGGTCGGCTGGAAGCTCTTCGGTGGCGAATCGGTCAGAAGCGCAGAACCGTAG
- the mreC gene encoding rod shape-determining protein MreC, with protein MGAVLKPGRWAADSSAELWRNYVYLVDVREENAELKAEMDTLKMQVAMLREEAAEVPRLRRLLSFAPQPGWTVQGGRVIAHRLGPGAVLDTLVVDKGTMSDVGVNDPVGTADGILGRVLRTGPATATVLLITDINSKLPVISSERRISGVLCGRGDDGLLEVRYVPQNAPLAVGELLVTSGLAGIFPKGIPVARVVGVERSDISLFLTVQAEPLVDIRNVEEALVLRRVVDASEPAPGARD; from the coding sequence GTGGGCGCGGTGCTCAAGCCCGGACGCTGGGCCGCTGATTCGTCCGCCGAACTGTGGCGGAACTACGTCTACCTCGTAGACGTGCGGGAAGAGAATGCCGAACTCAAGGCCGAGATGGACACGCTGAAGATGCAGGTGGCCATGCTCCGCGAAGAAGCCGCCGAGGTTCCCCGCCTCAGGCGGCTCCTGTCGTTCGCGCCCCAGCCGGGGTGGACCGTGCAGGGCGGGCGGGTCATCGCGCATCGTCTTGGTCCCGGAGCCGTCCTCGACACGCTCGTCGTGGACAAGGGCACCATGAGCGACGTTGGCGTCAACGACCCTGTGGGCACCGCCGACGGCATACTGGGCCGCGTGCTGCGCACCGGTCCCGCCACGGCGACGGTTCTGCTCATCACGGACATCAACAGCAAACTCCCTGTCATCAGCTCGGAGCGCCGCATCAGCGGCGTGCTCTGCGGGCGCGGCGACGACGGCCTTCTGGAGGTGCGCTACGTGCCCCAGAACGCCCCCTTGGCTGTGGGCGAGCTGCTGGTCACGTCCGGGCTGGCGGGCATCTTCCCCAAGGGGATTCCCGTTGCCCGCGTGGTGGGCGTGGAACGCTCGGACATCTCGCTGTTCCTGACCGTGCAGGCCGAGCCGCTGGTTGACATCCGCAATGTGGAGGAGGCCCTCGTGCTGCGGCGCGTGGTCGATGCCTCCGAACCGGCTCCCGGGGCCAGGGACTAG
- a CDS encoding F0F1 ATP synthase subunit gamma, which produces MPSLKDVQLKIVGVKKTKQITKAMNMVASAKMRSAQDRIERFRPYADKFYEMLGDLATGADAEAHPLLEVREEIKTSAIVLVTSDRGLCGSFNANLIKMASKLAAQKTAEGKTVKFYCIGKKGRDFFRKTSYEIALGLGDAMGHYDFSLANKVGMEIIGGYLSGELDEVTVVYGQFINMAKQEPVALNVLPITPGEAEEAEVGAGAEYVYEPAVEGLLAELLPRFIKVQLYRGMLDTSASEHAARMAAMDNATKACDDMVGSLTLIFNKTRQAAITTELMDIVGGAEALNG; this is translated from the coding sequence ATGCCTTCGCTCAAGGATGTCCAATTGAAGATCGTCGGGGTCAAGAAGACCAAGCAGATCACCAAGGCCATGAACATGGTGGCCTCGGCAAAGATGCGTAGCGCCCAGGATCGAATCGAGCGCTTCCGCCCTTACGCCGACAAGTTCTATGAGATGCTTGGCGACCTCGCGACCGGAGCGGATGCCGAAGCGCATCCCCTCCTTGAGGTCCGCGAGGAGATTAAGACCTCGGCCATCGTTCTGGTCACCTCCGACCGCGGTCTGTGCGGCAGCTTCAACGCGAACCTCATCAAGATGGCTTCGAAGCTGGCTGCCCAGAAGACCGCCGAGGGAAAGACGGTCAAGTTCTACTGCATCGGCAAGAAGGGTCGCGATTTCTTCAGGAAGACCTCCTACGAGATCGCACTCGGACTCGGCGATGCCATGGGACACTATGACTTCTCCCTCGCCAACAAGGTCGGCATGGAGATCATTGGCGGCTATCTGTCCGGCGAGCTGGACGAGGTGACGGTTGTCTACGGTCAGTTCATCAACATGGCGAAGCAGGAGCCTGTGGCTCTGAACGTGCTCCCCATCACCCCGGGCGAGGCCGAAGAGGCCGAAGTCGGAGCCGGTGCGGAATACGTCTACGAGCCCGCAGTGGAAGGCCTTCTGGCCGAACTGCTCCCCCGCTTCATCAAGGTGCAGCTCTACCGCGGCATGCTCGACACGTCCGCGTCCGAGCACGCAGCGCGAATGGCCGCCATGGACAACGCCACCAAGGCCTGCGACGACATGGTCGGATCCCTGACGCTCATCTTCAACAAGACCCGTCAGGCCGCCATCACCACCGAGCTTATGGATATCGTCGGCGGCGCAGAAGCGCTGAATGGATAA
- the atpH gene encoding ATP synthase F1 subunit delta, whose amino-acid sequence MIANIVARRYARALFTIGQQKGASEIETYGKDLAGFSAVLESNPDLLRIFRNPIFSIDEKKAIVEKILSKLDPNPTVRNFLFLLADKGRLSILPDIEAYFGVLLDDARGVVRGELVTATPLEQARQDEVLKQLAEQLGKELVLDFATDAGILGGVVLKVGDKILDASLRAQLHGMKEQIKRGE is encoded by the coding sequence TTGATTGCCAATATCGTAGCACGCAGATACGCCCGGGCGCTGTTCACCATTGGACAGCAGAAGGGCGCCTCCGAAATCGAGACGTACGGCAAGGACCTGGCTGGATTCAGTGCCGTGCTGGAGAGCAACCCGGATCTTCTTCGGATCTTCCGGAACCCCATCTTCAGCATCGACGAGAAGAAAGCCATCGTGGAGAAGATTCTGTCTAAGCTGGATCCCAATCCCACCGTCAGGAACTTCCTGTTCCTGCTGGCAGACAAGGGACGCCTGTCCATCCTGCCGGATATCGAAGCCTACTTTGGTGTTCTGCTGGACGATGCCCGCGGTGTCGTTCGTGGTGAACTGGTCACCGCGACGCCCCTCGAGCAGGCCCGGCAGGACGAGGTTCTCAAGCAGCTTGCCGAGCAGCTGGGCAAGGAGCTGGTGCTGGACTTCGCCACCGATGCCGGAATCCTCGGTGGCGTGGTGCTCAAGGTAGGAGACAAGATTTTGGATGCTAGCTTGCGCGCTCAGCTTCACGGTATGAAAGAACAGATCAAAAGGGGTGAGTAG
- a CDS encoding ATP synthase F0 subunit B, whose translation MIDLDITFFIQFVNFVVTLIVLNFLLIRPIREIIKKRNDRMSGCLEDAEKFNASSQEKLKNYSAALEEARRSGVEIRNDLREGGVAEEKGIIEAANAKAAVALKAERDAVAAEIKSCMDDLKAQVNGMAGKVVAKVLG comes from the coding sequence ATGATTGATCTCGATATCACCTTTTTTATTCAGTTTGTGAACTTCGTGGTCACGTTGATTGTTCTGAACTTTCTTCTCATCCGCCCCATCCGGGAAATCATCAAGAAGCGTAATGACCGGATGTCCGGCTGTCTCGAGGATGCCGAAAAGTTCAATGCCTCCTCTCAGGAGAAGCTGAAGAACTATTCCGCAGCGCTCGAAGAGGCTCGCCGTTCCGGTGTCGAAATTCGCAATGACCTCCGTGAAGGTGGCGTTGCGGAAGAGAAGGGCATCATCGAAGCCGCCAATGCCAAGGCCGCTGTCGCACTCAAGGCCGAGCGCGACGCTGTCGCCGCCGAGATCAAATCCTGCATGGACGATCTCAAGGCCCAGGTCAACGGCATGGCTGGCAAGGTCGTTGCCAAGGTGCTCGGCTAA
- a CDS encoding bactofilin family protein: MARDEINAFLGSGTTYQGRLEFKGSVRIDGSFNGEVESEGTLVIGREAHVEGTLHVGQLIVSGRVKGEVRALAKVVLHKTANFDGSMSTPVLMMEEGAVLEGQVSMGTKKTEKPVDDARSGATGSTVGLATATRPTLAVTK, from the coding sequence ATGGCGCGCGACGAGATCAACGCCTTTCTGGGTAGCGGAACCACGTATCAGGGGCGTCTGGAATTCAAGGGTTCCGTCCGCATCGACGGCAGCTTCAATGGCGAGGTCGAGTCGGAGGGGACTCTGGTCATTGGCCGTGAGGCGCATGTCGAGGGCACGCTGCATGTCGGCCAGCTCATCGTCAGCGGCCGGGTGAAGGGCGAGGTGCGGGCGCTGGCCAAGGTCGTCCTGCACAAGACCGCCAATTTCGACGGAAGCATGTCCACGCCCGTGCTGATGATGGAGGAAGGAGCTGTTCTCGAAGGACAGGTCAGCATGGGTACGAAGAAGACGGAGAAGCCCGTCGATGACGCCCGTAGCGGTGCAACGGGTTCCACTGTCGGTCTCGCCACTGCAACGCGACCCACACTTGCAGTGACGAAATGA